In the Desulfuromonas sp. DDH964 genome, GAAATCGAGGACTTGCGCGGAGGCGTACACCGGTACGCCGCACAAGCAAGGCCGAAGATTGAAGCCACCACGGCGGAAAAGAGCCGTTTCCGGACGGAAACTAGACTATACAGGAAAAATCCCAGCGGTGGCAGTCGTTGTTGCATCCCGGTAAGCGGCCTCCCGCCACGCGGCGCCGCTCCTCGCAGCTAGAAGCTGAAGCTCTCCCCCGGCGTCAGGACCGCCACCTTGGTGTCCGTTTCGGCTTCGACCCGGGCTTTCCAGGCCGCCGCGTCCTGGTGCAGCAGCTCGAAGGTGTTGTAGTGGATTGGAATCACCGTCTTCGGCTGCAGCAGCTTCACCGCCCGCAGGGCGTCGTCGGGACCCATGGTGTAGTTGTCGCCGATGGGGATCACCGCCACCTCCAGGCCCTCCTCGCCAATCAGCCGCATGTCGCCGAACAGCCCAGTGTCCTGGGCGGTGTAGATCTTCTTGCCGTCGTTGGTGGTCAGCAAAAAGCCGGCCGGGTTGCCGCCGTAGGAGCCGTCGGGGAGCATCGAGCCGTGCAGGGCGAGGGTCAGCTTGAGGTAGCCGAAGGGATGGCGGTGGCCGCCGCCGAGGTGCTGGCCGTGGAGCTTCTCCAGCCCCTGCCGGCCGAGCCAGGTGACGATCTCGTGGTTGGCGATCACCAGGGTGCCAGTGCGCCGGGCGATGGCGATGGCATCGCCGATATGGTCGCCGTGGCCGTGGCTGACCAGGATGAAATCGGGCGAGACCTCGTCCGCCGTGGTCGAGGCGGCCGGGTTGCCGCTGAAAAAGGGGTCGATGATCAGTTGGTGGCCACCGGTTTCGAGGCCGAGGGTGGCGTGGCCGTACCAGGTCAGTTTGTTCATGGACCTCCTCCTTGGCTGCGGAGAGTGGGGGCGGGCCTCAGCCGGTCTCTTCGAAGCGGCAGCTGAGATCTTCGTCGGCCAGCAGGCCCGAGCAGACCGGGCAGACCCGCTCGCCATTATCTTCACGCTCCAACAGTTCGTCTTCCTGCCAGAGTTCTCCACATTCGGTACAGGGTGCTTCTTGCATGGCATCCTCCTTTTCTGGTTGCCTATATTTTACCACGGGCGGGCGGGACCGGTTGCCGCTGCCTTGCCAACCCCCGTCGGCCGTGGTTGAGTTAAATATAGGTCCGCTGTTGTGCCATACCGGCACCGCCGGCCGGAAAGGAGTACATCATGTCGACACTTCTCATTACTGGAGCCAACCGCGGCATCGGCCTGGAGCTGGTCAAGGTCTTCGCCGGCAAGGGGTGGCGGGTGCTTGCCTGCTGCCGGCGCCCGGAGGTGGCCACGGAGCTGCAATCCCTGGCCGCCGCCGCATCCGGGGTCACGATCCACCGCCTCGAGGTGACCGACGGCGGGCAGATCGCCGCCCTGGCCACGGAGCTCGCCGGCACGCCGATCGATATCCTGCTCAACAACGCCGGGATCAAGGGGCCAAAGCAGCAGGGCTTCGGCCAGAGCGACGAGGAGGGCTGGCTCGAGACCTTCCGGGTCAATACCATTGCCCCGATGCGCCTGACCGAGGCTCTGGTTGAGCAGGTCGCCGCCAGCGAGCGGCGCATCGTCGCTACCCTCGGCACCGTCATGGGGAGCATTGCGGAGAATAGCAGCGGCGGATACTACGCCTACCGCACCTCGAAGGCAGCGGTGCATATGCTGATGAAGGGACTTGCCATCGACCTGGCGGCACGGGGCATTCTCACCGTCTCCCTTCATCCCGGCTGGGTACGCACCAGCATGGGTGGGAAATCCGCCCCGGTGGCGCCGGCCGAAAGTGCCGCCGGGCTAGCAGAGGTGCTCCTCGGCCTGACCCCGGAACAGAGCGGCGGACTTTACGACTTCGAGGGGAAAGAGCGTCCCTGGTGACCTTTGCCCGGCGCCTCACCCCTGCTGGTGGAACCAGGTCAGCACCGCCTCGACCGGCTGCGCGCCGGCGAGCTGGGCAATTGCCTTGCCGCCGCGTCGCTTCGGTGACTCAGCGGATGAAGTGCATGTAGGCCTTTTTCTCCTGCGGGGGCGGCGTCACCGCCCCCTTGCCGTGTTTGACCAGCTGCAGCAGCCACGCCATGTTCTTGCCGAGCACCCGCATGATCTGCACCCCTTCCTCGTCCTGGGCCACCTCCCCCGGCATGCGGCCGTGGATCACGTTCCAGTAGTTGGAGGTGGGGATCAGCATCTCCGAATACATCAGGAAATTGTTGAGCTGCTCCCAGGCCGGGATACCGCCGGAGCGGCGCACCGCGACGACCGCGGCGCCGACCTTGTGGCGGAAGAGGCCGCCGTTCATGCCGGCGACGTAGAAGGCGCGGTCGAGGAAGGACTTCATCGCCCCCGACATGGCGGCGTAGTGGACCGGCGAGCCGAGGAGGACGCCGTCGGCCGCCTTGATCTGCTGAATCCAGGTGTTGACCTCGTCGCCGGGGAGGACGCACTTCTCGTCCTTGTTCTTGGCGCACATGCCGCAGGCAATGCAGCCGCGGATCACCTGGTCGCCGACGGTGACGACCTCGGTCGCGATCCCGGCCGCCTCCAGCTCCGCCGTGACCATGTTCAAGGCCTGGCGGGTGTTTCCTTCCTTGCGTGGACTGCCGTTGAATGCGACGACTTTCATGCTTCAATCTCAGGTGGGTCGAATTCCCCGAAGCTTGCTTCGATGAAAGCGATCAATCTAAACTTTTGATACCCCGTAGCTTGCTGCGGGGAGATTCATTCCTCCCTGTCGGTTCGAGCCGGGTTTGTGGCATTGTCGTGATGAAATATCATCCGTGCAGGTAAAGAGTAGCGGCCATTCTAGGGGGAATGGTCGCTGGGATCAACCACGAAGGCGCCCCCAACGAAATGATGACGCTGCAGCTCACCCGCCATGCCTGCCACCTCGGTTTCGTCCGGCCCGGAACCGGCGGGCGCTACTGGTCCGAGGAGCGGGCGGGAGGGAAGGATAAGAAAGGCGGCCAATCGGCCGCCTTTCTTATCGGATGTGACCCCGTTGGGGTTCTGACCCCTTTAGGCCTCCGGCGAGTCGAGGGGGCGGACACAGTCCGCTCCCTCGTTCCCCGGTTTGTTCACATAGGTCGAGACCGGGAAGCAGGCGAGCACCCCTGCGGCGGCGGGCCGCAGCAGGGGGAGGAGGTCTGCTCCCTGCTGGCGGGGGTCAAGCCAGGCGCCAAATTCTTCCGGTTCGAGGATCGCCGGCATCCGCTGGTGGAGCGCTGCCATCAGCGCATTCGCCGCGGTGGTGATGATGGTGCAGGACTCCAGCACCACGCCCGGGGTTGCCGGGTTCTCCCAGCGCTCCCACAGGCCGGCCAGGGCGAGGGGCGCGTGGTCCTGGCGAAAGAGGTAATAGGGTTGCCGCGTCTTGGCACCCTGCTGCCACTCGTAGAAGCCGCTCGCCGGGATGATGCAGCGCCGTTTGTGGAAGGGCTCGCGGAAGGAGGGTTTTTCTGTCAGCGTCTCGGCCCGTGCGTTAATCATCCGGTAGCCGATCTTCACGTCCTTCGCCCAGTGCGGTACCAGCCCCCAGTGCAGCAAGAACAATTCTCTTTGGTCTTCATTCTGGCGGATGGCGGGGATCTTCTGGGAGGGGGCGATGTTGTAGCGGTTCTCAAAGTCCAGCCATTTGGTGAGCTGGAAATAGTCGACCAGATCCGGGATCGGGAGATGGTTGGAGAGGCGGCCGCACATAGGAGGATTTTAGCAGATGCGGCGGGAGTTGGTTGCTGGGGGATAGCAGGGGATGGAAAAAGGGGCAGGCTACTTTTCAAAAAAGTAGCCTGCCCCTTTTTGTTGTCGCGACTTGAGCCTATTAGTGCTGAATATTGCTTTCCTCTACCTTAAATGATCCGCGGCTGATCTGGACGGGGGTGGCGCTGGTTTCCATATCGACCATGCGAAAATTGAAGGTGCCGGAAATCGCCGACCCGGTTTTTCCGGTTACGGACAGTTCGCCGTGGGTGTAATGCCCCAGAGAGCTATACAGAGTACCGTTACCGGAAGAATACGGGGGATAGTAACTGTTAACGATAAAGCACGGTTCATCACCAGGCGTACCACTTTGGTTACCGAATAAATCCGCGCACCCACGGATAGTCGCTGTAGAGCCGAGATTGTATCGGAAAATCCGGATATCGATTGTGGTGGAGACGGGATAAAGGGGGTCACATGTGTAGGCCGAATTCGGCATGTTTTGATTGATCGTCGCATTTAGGCTGCACATGCTGCTGTCCTGCACGTCAACGGCCATGTAGAGCTGAATATCTCCAACACCATACTGAGATGTAACAGGGGACATCTGCATATCACCAAAACCAATCGGAATAATCATGAATGAGGAAACAAAATCGTTATCATCATGGAAATAATAACTGCTGGACGGGCTCGCGAAGGCGAAGTAATTCCCATTCCAACTGTTCCGGTTGATTTTTACCCCTTTTACCGTGGCGTTCGCTTCAGTGACCAGGTCTTGCGGGGGCGGTTCAATCGCAGGCTCGGTAACCGTTATCGCAACGGATGAGGTTGAGGATGCGCCGGTTCTCGGGTCGGTGGCTTTAAGGCTGATTGCGTACACACCTGGCGTGGTAAACGTGTAACTGTATGAGCTGCTCCCCTTTACGGGGGTTGTGCCGCTCACAGTCCATTCAAACTCATATGGATCCTGAGAGGGAGCGGTTGGATTGGTTGCGGTGGCAGACACCGTCAGGGGAGCCGGACCGGTGGTCGGATTGGCAACAAAGGCCGCGTCTGTGGGTGGTATGGTGACGGTGAACGTCTTGGTCGCGCTGGCAAGAAGCCAGTTTGAGCTCACATTTTTAAATACTTTATGGATAACCGTATAAGTTCCTGGATGATTAAGGTTTCTACTCAGACTGGCATGCATTCCACCACCGAAAACAATCGGGTCGATGTACGTATAAACATCTTTCGGCGGAAAATAAAACCACTCTGAATATCCAGGAAGGGTGCCGTCAGGGTTGACGAAAGTCGCCTGGAAATTGATCTCTCCTGGCCAGGAGATAGAATCGGCAGACATGCTGAATTCGGCAATACTGCCTTGGGCAACGATCATTCCTTTTGAATCAACCGTGTTGAGCTTTGGAGTAATTTCGTCCGTGAAGGGAGCCGGGGTTTGGGGCTGGGTCGGATGCGTCAGCAACGGCTCGGGCACTTCAGTGCTATCTTCGGGAGTCGCTTGCCTTGTCGAGTTAAACAGGCCGGTTTTGTCAGCGAGGTATTCCTGGACCTTACCCAAGTCGAGAGGAGAAGCGAGCCAGGTCAAGGCTCCCGCTGAGGGATCCGGATTCGATTTGAAGTTTTCAATTTCGGTAGCCAGCTTGAGGGAAACGAGATTGGCAACGGGGACTTTTTTTAACCGGCCTAGTGATTGCTGAATCCCAGCGATGAGCCCATCAATATCGCTCGCGATGGCGGAAGCAACCAGTGGTGCCTCCAGTGCCAGTGCCACTTCCTTCCCTTCATAAACGGCGGTCGCGTTCAGGATCTCTCCTGTCGCCCTCGAAAACTCCATCACAATACCACCGCTCGGGAAAGAAAAGACGTTGGCCAGGGTTGCACTGCCATCGTCGAACACCATCATTTCGACTTTTTGGGGAGCGTCTGTGCAGACGATCTTGAAATCGAAGGGGCCATCGACCGGGGCTCCCGCTATTCCAGTCGGGTGGTCGATGGTGCAGTGTTGGCCAATCGGATGTTCATAGATGGCCACCGCATACTCGTCGCCACCAAAATACTTGGAGGAGAACATAAAGCTGTCATTAAAGGTAAAGATTTTCCTTACATCTCCCTGGCTGTTCTGAACACTCAAAGTGCCATTGTGCCCTTCCACCGTACCCCCAACAAAATATTGAACAGAGGGATCCGGATTCCCCGTGCCGCTATCACCTCCGCCACCGCCACAGGCACTAAGAAAGTTGATGGAAATTAACACTAATAGCCAAATTAAAAAATTTTTCTTCATATATATCATCTCCGTTTTTGAACTTCAGTAAACGAAACACCCCTGAGGAAGCTGCGCGTTGTTGATCAGGTTGAAAATATGGTTGAAAATAAGCTC is a window encoding:
- a CDS encoding metal-dependent hydrolase, which encodes MNKLTWYGHATLGLETGGHQLIIDPFFSGNPAASTTADEVSPDFILVSHGHGDHIGDAIAIARRTGTLVIANHEIVTWLGRQGLEKLHGQHLGGGHRHPFGYLKLTLALHGSMLPDGSYGGNPAGFLLTTNDGKKIYTAQDTGLFGDMRLIGEEGLEVAVIPIGDNYTMGPDDALRAVKLLQPKTVIPIHYNTFELLHQDAAAWKARVEAETDTKVAVLTPGESFSF
- a CDS encoding SDR family oxidoreductase; its protein translation is MSTLLITGANRGIGLELVKVFAGKGWRVLACCRRPEVATELQSLAAAASGVTIHRLEVTDGGQIAALATELAGTPIDILLNNAGIKGPKQQGFGQSDEEGWLETFRVNTIAPMRLTEALVEQVAASERRIVATLGTVMGSIAENSSGGYYAYRTSKAAVHMLMKGLAIDLAARGILTVSLHPGWVRTSMGGKSAPVAPAESAAGLAEVLLGLTPEQSGGLYDFEGKERPW
- a CDS encoding flavodoxin family protein; this translates as MKVVAFNGSPRKEGNTRQALNMVTAELEAAGIATEVVTVGDQVIRGCIACGMCAKNKDEKCVLPGDEVNTWIQQIKAADGVLLGSPVHYAAMSGAMKSFLDRAFYVAGMNGGLFRHKVGAAVVAVRRSGGIPAWEQLNNFLMYSEMLIPTSNYWNVIHGRMPGEVAQDEEGVQIMRVLGKNMAWLLQLVKHGKGAVTPPPQEKKAYMHFIR
- a CDS encoding SOS response-associated peptidase, whose protein sequence is MCGRLSNHLPIPDLVDYFQLTKWLDFENRYNIAPSQKIPAIRQNEDQRELFLLHWGLVPHWAKDVKIGYRMINARAETLTEKPSFREPFHKRRCIIPASGFYEWQQGAKTRQPYYLFRQDHAPLALAGLWERWENPATPGVVLESCTIITTAANALMAALHQRMPAILEPEEFGAWLDPRQQGADLLPLLRPAAAGVLACFPVSTYVNKPGNEGADCVRPLDSPEA
- a CDS encoding PKD domain-containing protein, whose translation is MKKNFLIWLLVLISINFLSACGGGGGDSGTGNPDPSVQYFVGGTVEGHNGTLSVQNSQGDVRKIFTFNDSFMFSSKYFGGDEYAVAIYEHPIGQHCTIDHPTGIAGAPVDGPFDFKIVCTDAPQKVEMMVFDDGSATLANVFSFPSGGIVMEFSRATGEILNATAVYEGKEVALALEAPLVASAIASDIDGLIAGIQQSLGRLKKVPVANLVSLKLATEIENFKSNPDPSAGALTWLASPLDLGKVQEYLADKTGLFNSTRQATPEDSTEVPEPLLTHPTQPQTPAPFTDEITPKLNTVDSKGMIVAQGSIAEFSMSADSISWPGEINFQATFVNPDGTLPGYSEWFYFPPKDVYTYIDPIVFGGGMHASLSRNLNHPGTYTVIHKVFKNVSSNWLLASATKTFTVTIPPTDAAFVANPTTGPAPLTVSATATNPTAPSQDPYEFEWTVSGTTPVKGSSSYSYTFTTPGVYAISLKATDPRTGASSTSSVAITVTEPAIEPPPQDLVTEANATVKGVKINRNSWNGNYFAFASPSSSYYFHDDNDFVSSFMIIPIGFGDMQMSPVTSQYGVGDIQLYMAVDVQDSSMCSLNATINQNMPNSAYTCDPLYPVSTTIDIRIFRYNLGSTATIRGCADLFGNQSGTPGDEPCFIVNSYYPPYSSGNGTLYSSLGHYTHGELSVTGKTGSAISGTFNFRMVDMETSATPVQISRGSFKVEESNIQH